GCTAGCACGTTGGAATGTCATAGGGATATTTGAGGTGAACCAGGATAGAAGATAGCGCGTTATTGTCTGTTTTTCATGCTGCTAGGGGTAGAAAATGAGGTAGGAATGGGTTTTGACCAAACATCTGCTACTACAACCGAAATTTTATCTGCTAAACCCGCCCCTACAAGAAACCCGTCCCTATGCCTAAATTTCCCTCTCTGGGTACTTGTGGAAATCGCGCTAGACTCAATAACTTGAAACAGTGGTTTTTGGGAATACAACTAGCGAGAACATGCAGTACGTATTAAAAGATGACCCCCTCTGGTTCAAAGATGCCATTATCTACGAAGTGCCTGTACGCGCCTTTGCCGATAGTAATAGTGATGGGATCGGTGACTTCCGGGGGCTGACGGAAAAACTCGATTACCTTCAAGACTTAGGCGTTACCGCAGTTTGGATACTACCATTCTTTCCCTCACCACTCAGAGATGATGGCTACGATATTGCCGATTATAAGAATGTTAATTCAATTTACGGTAATTTAGACGATTTTCGCGAATTTTTGAAAGCCGCCCACCAACGGGGCATTCGCGTCATTATAGAATTGATCGTCAACCATACTTCCGACCAACACCCTTGGTTTCAAAGAGCGAGACGTGCGCCTAAAGACAGTCCAGAACGAGATTTTTATGTTTGGAGTGACACGCCGGAGAAATACCAAGAAGCGCGGATTATCTTCCAAGATTTTGAAACTTCTAATTGGGCTTGGGACCCAGTAGCTAAAGCTTACTACTGGCACCGCTTCTACTCTCACCAGCCCGATATTAACTACGATAATCCAGCCGTGCGGGAAGCCGTGTTTGACGTGCTAGATTTTTGGTTGGGTATGGGTGTTGATGGGCTGCGGATGGATGCCGTACCTTATCTCTACGAACGGCAGGGAACGAACTGCGAAAATTTGGATGAAACTCATGTTTTCCTCAAACAACTCCGCCAGCGGGTAGATGCCAAATTTCCCAACCGAATGCTGCTAGCTGAGGCAAATCAGTGGCCCGAAGATGCAGCAGAATATTACGGAAATGGAGATGAGTGTCACATGAACTTCCATTTTCCGCTAATGCCGCGCTTGTTCATGTCGCTGCGGATGGAAGATAGCTTCCCCATTTTTGATATTTTGCAACAAACGCCAACAATTCCCGATAACTGTCAGTGGGCGCTGTTTTTGCGCAATCACGACGAACTCACGCTAGAAATGGTGACGGATGAAGACCGCGATTATATGTATCGAGTCTACGCCCGCGATCCAGCAATGCGGTTGAATTTGGGAATTCGTCGCCGTCTCGCGCCTCTACTCGGAAACGATCGCCGCCAAATTGAATTACTCAACAGCCTGTTACTCTCTCTTCCTGGCACTCCTGTACTCTACTACGGCGATGAAATTGGCATGGGAGATAACGTATATATAGGCGATCGCAATGGCGTGCGGACACCAATGCAGTGGAGTTCCGATCGCAATGCTGGTTTCAGCCGCGCTAATCCGCAAAAGTTATACTCGCCCGTCATTATTGATTCAGAATATCACTACGCCGCCATCAACGTTGAAGCACAACGAGCTAATACCAATTCTCTCTGGTATTGGATGAAACGCTTAATTGCCACCCGCAAGCGTTTCCAAGCCTTCGGACGCGGTAGTTTTGAATTATTGCATCCAGATAACCGCAAAGTGCTTACCTTTACGCGCACTTATCAAGGCGAACATATTCTAGTGGTGGCAAATCTGTCTCGCTTCGTGCAAACAGTGGAACTGGATTTATCAGCTTTTAAAGGCACGACTCCAGTAGAAATTTTTGGTCGCACGGAGTTTCCAGCGATTGGCGATACTCCCTACTTCTTTAGCATCAGCCCTTATGCCTTTTATTGGTTGAGTCTAGTTGCCAAGCCGAGCGAAATCCAGCCTGCTAGACCCCAAGCAGAGTTACCAACATTAGTTGTCAATAGCAAATGGCAAAATATCTTTGCCCAACGGGATTTAAGAGTCAGACTAGAAGCTATACTGCCAGAATATCTGTCTACGTGTTCCTGGTTCAATCCTAAAACTCGGATAATTCAAGGGGTACAAATCGCCGAAGTTGTTGCCATCCCCTACAAAAATACCGAAGCCAGAGCCGTTTGGTTGCAGGTAGATTACGTGCAGGGCGATCCAGAAACTTACTTGATGCTGCTGGCTTATGCCGAGGGAGAACAAGCAACACAGACTTTAACAGATAATCGTAACGCGGTTGTCGCTAATTTGTTGGTGCAAGGTAAAGATAAATTCGGCGTATTATTTGAAGCCACCGCAGATAAAAGTTTTCTTGCCTCGTTGATTGAGGCGATCGCCTGTCAGCGACAGTATAAAGGTATGGCAGGGGAACTCATGGCAAGTGCTACCGATCTCTATCCTCAAGCGAGTCACAACGGTAAAAAACCTCTAGAACCGACAGTATTAAAGCAAGAACAGGGCAAGACTTTTATTGTCTACGAGGGATTGGGTGCTAACGGTGCTAACCCCAACAACCATCTCGTACTCAAACTCTTCCGCCAGCAAGAAGAAGGAATTAACCCAGATCTCGAAATTCGCCGCTTTTTGGGCGAGAAAAAACGCTTGCAACACTTTGCCCCATTAGTAGGAGCGATCGAATATCACCGTCCGTCAACAACACCAGTTACGGTAGGGATATTACAGGAATACATCCGCGATACCCGTAGTGGTTGGGAATATACCCTCGATAGCCTGCGAGATTACTTTGAGTTAGTCACAACACAACATGCAGAAATGACTGAGATCCCCATACCTGGGGGAAATCTGATCGATATGGGGAGTCGGGAGTCGGGAGTCGGGAGTCGGGAGTCGGTAGGGGCGATTGGCAGTGCGCCTGTACTGGGGACTCAGGAAGAAGAGTTCGAGCCATTTTCTTTGGCTAATCGAACCATCGGTTCTTATTTAGACAGCGCTCAAATTTTGGGACAATCGACAGCAGAACTGCATATCGCCCTTGCTGCTGATGGCGACAATTCTGGATTTACTCCAGAACCATTCTCGACATTTTACCAACGTTCCATTTACCAACAAGCCCGCAATCTCGCGGGACAAGTCCTCATCGTTCTCAGACAACGTTTAAAAACGCTGACACCACACGCCCAAGAATTAGCTCAAGATGTCCTGAATCGCCAAGAGCAAATCATGGAGCGCTTTGGGCTGATCCTCAACCAAAAAATTACTGCTATGCGGACTCGCTGTCATGGCGATTATCATTTGGGACAAGTACTCTATACGGGTAAAGACTTCATCATCTCCGATTTTGAAGGAGAATCGGGACGCAGTTTAAGCGATCGCCGCATTAAACGCTCTCCTTTGCGCGATGTTGCCAATATGTTGCAGTCTTTTCATTACGCTGCTAACGTTGGACTGCGCAACGAAATTGAAAGCGGGATGCTTCGTACAGAGAATTTACCCGTCATGCAGCAATGGGCGCAGTTTTGGTCTACCTGCGTCGGTGCGGCTTTCCTCAATTCATATCTGGCGATCGCTTCTCAAGACTCTTTCTTACCCAAAACCAAGACTGAGTTACAAGTTCTGCTAGATGCTTACCTCTTAGAAAAAGCAATCCACGGCTTGGGCTACGATCTCAATTCCCGCCTCGACTGGGTAGAGATCACCTTGGGGCGGATTTTGCAACTGTTGGATACTTAAGGTTTTTTCTAGCAA
This window of the Chroococcidiopsis thermalis PCC 7203 genome carries:
- the treS gene encoding maltose alpha-D-glucosyltransferase; this translates as MQYVLKDDPLWFKDAIIYEVPVRAFADSNSDGIGDFRGLTEKLDYLQDLGVTAVWILPFFPSPLRDDGYDIADYKNVNSIYGNLDDFREFLKAAHQRGIRVIIELIVNHTSDQHPWFQRARRAPKDSPERDFYVWSDTPEKYQEARIIFQDFETSNWAWDPVAKAYYWHRFYSHQPDINYDNPAVREAVFDVLDFWLGMGVDGLRMDAVPYLYERQGTNCENLDETHVFLKQLRQRVDAKFPNRMLLAEANQWPEDAAEYYGNGDECHMNFHFPLMPRLFMSLRMEDSFPIFDILQQTPTIPDNCQWALFLRNHDELTLEMVTDEDRDYMYRVYARDPAMRLNLGIRRRLAPLLGNDRRQIELLNSLLLSLPGTPVLYYGDEIGMGDNVYIGDRNGVRTPMQWSSDRNAGFSRANPQKLYSPVIIDSEYHYAAINVEAQRANTNSLWYWMKRLIATRKRFQAFGRGSFELLHPDNRKVLTFTRTYQGEHILVVANLSRFVQTVELDLSAFKGTTPVEIFGRTEFPAIGDTPYFFSISPYAFYWLSLVAKPSEIQPARPQAELPTLVVNSKWQNIFAQRDLRVRLEAILPEYLSTCSWFNPKTRIIQGVQIAEVVAIPYKNTEARAVWLQVDYVQGDPETYLMLLAYAEGEQATQTLTDNRNAVVANLLVQGKDKFGVLFEATADKSFLASLIEAIACQRQYKGMAGELMASATDLYPQASHNGKKPLEPTVLKQEQGKTFIVYEGLGANGANPNNHLVLKLFRQQEEGINPDLEIRRFLGEKKRLQHFAPLVGAIEYHRPSTTPVTVGILQEYIRDTRSGWEYTLDSLRDYFELVTTQHAEMTEIPIPGGNLIDMGSRESGVGSRESVGAIGSAPVLGTQEEEFEPFSLANRTIGSYLDSAQILGQSTAELHIALAADGDNSGFTPEPFSTFYQRSIYQQARNLAGQVLIVLRQRLKTLTPHAQELAQDVLNRQEQIMERFGLILNQKITAMRTRCHGDYHLGQVLYTGKDFIISDFEGESGRSLSDRRIKRSPLRDVANMLQSFHYAANVGLRNEIESGMLRTENLPVMQQWAQFWSTCVGAAFLNSYLAIASQDSFLPKTKTELQVLLDAYLLEKAIHGLGYDLNSRLDWVEITLGRILQLLDT